From the genome of Eucalyptus grandis isolate ANBG69807.140 chromosome 2, ASM1654582v1, whole genome shotgun sequence, one region includes:
- the LOC104425296 gene encoding LOB domain-containing protein 20: MDRMQGDRRRGRSTARRAIPPGELPAEEMTAPPPGAPCGACKFLRRKCIHGCIFAPYFGSDQGAAKFAAVHMVFGASNVSKLLLHIPVNKRQDAVVTITYEAQARLADPVYGCVSTILALQQQVATLQAELSLVQTQLMSSRYAVASAFQAPEMQQPQPAAHPCHLPMLQPEYSNNNFINISSFAATAAAATNNFAVASAAAAASSHTLEPLPQFPHPPRDEDEGEDEAEEEEEEGGSHVPAIFADEIFRGR; encoded by the exons ATGGACAGGATGCAAGGTGATCGGCGCAGGGGCCGCAGCACAGCCAGGCGTGCCATTCCCCCGGGGGAATTGCCGGCTGAGGAGATGACAGCGCCTCCTCCTGGGGCTCCATGTGGGGCGTGCAAGTTCTTGAGGAGGAAGTGCATCCATGGGTGCATATTCGCGCCCTATTTCGGGTCAGATCAGGGTGCGGCTAAATTCGCCGCCGTGCACATGGTGTTTGGTGCAAGTAATGTGTCCAAGCTGCTCCTTCACATTCCCGTCAACAAGAGGCAGGATGCGGTCGTGACGATCACATATGAAGCCCAGGCAAGGCTGGCAGATCCTGTTTATGGCTGCGTATCGACCATCCTTGCATTGCAACAACAG GTGGCGACCCTCCAAGCGGAGCTCTCGCTGGTGCAGACGCAGCTGATGAGCAGCCGGTACGCGGTGGCGAGCGCCTTCCAGGCCCCGGAGATGCAGCAGCCCCAGCCGGCGGCGCACCCTTGCCACCTCCCCATGCTGCAGCCGGAGTACTCTAACAACAACTTCATCAACATCAGCAGcttcgccgccaccgccgccgccgccaccaacAACTTCGccgtcgcctccgccgccgccgcggcgtcCTCTCACACCCTGGAGCCGCTTCCCCAGTTCCCGCACCCGCCCAGGGACGAAGACGAGGGAGAGGACgaagcggaggaggaggaggaggaggggggaaGCCATGTGCCCGCCATTTTCGCGGACGAGATCTTCCGCGGAAGGTGA
- the LOC104425297 gene encoding probable zinc metalloprotease EGY1, chloroplastic: MGTLTSWSFGALSIRLRSSSPVVRARGAGARPFQPARSRGPCFLCGRGGSVSYRRLDRFRRFSSGGGDGGGGGGDGDYRPESENDSGKESSVTTAEPPPPPPAPPEEAEERSRAEFEPEKISSRLPETPSFGPTYTSFQVDSFKLLELLGPEKVDPADVKLIKEKLFGYSTFWVTKEEPFGDLGEGVLFLGNLRAKREDVFAKLQKQLVEVTGDKYNLFMVEEPNSEGPDPRGGPRISFGLLRKEVSEPRPTTLWQYVIALLLFLLTIGSSVELGIASQINRLPPEVVKYFTDPDAAEPPDMALLFPFVESALPVAYGILGVLMFHEVGHLLAAFPKKVKLSIPYFIPNITLGSFGAITQFKSILPDQSTKVDISLAGPFAGAALSFSMFIVGLLLSSNPDASGDLVQVPSMLFQGSLLLGLISRATLGYAAMHAATVSIHPLLIAGWCGLTTSAFNMLPVGCLDGGRAVQGAFGKGALLGSGLATYTMLGLGVLGGPLSLPWGLYVLICQRTPEKPCLNDVSEVGTWRKGAVVAAIVLVVLTLLPIWDELAEELGIGLVTTF; encoded by the exons atgGGGACGCTAACGAGCTGGAGCTTCGGCGCGCTCAGCATCAGGCTCCGTTCCTCGTCTCCCGTGGTGCGCGCTCGCGGCGCCGGAGCTCGGCCTTTCCAGCCCGCGAGGTCGAGGGGCCCGTGCTTTCTGTGCGGGAGAGGCGGTTCGGTTTCGTATAGGAGGTTAGATAGGTTCCGGCGAttcagcagcggcggcggcgacggtggcggcggcggcggcgacggcgattATAGGCCGGAGAGCGAGAATGACTCGGGGAAAGAGTCGAGCGTGACCACCGcggagccgccgccgcccccgccggccCCGCCCGAAGAGGCTGAAGAGAGGAGCCGCGCTGAGTTCGAGCCTGAGAAGATTTCGTCGAGG CTGCCAGAAACACCTTCATTTGGACCAACTTACACTAGCTTTCAAGTAGACTCTTTTAAACTTTTGGAGCTTCTTGGACCGGAAAAAGTTGATCCTGCTGATGTAAAACTAATCAAAGAAAAGCTCTTTGGCTACTCAACATTTTGGGTTACAAAAGAAGAGCCATTTGGAGATCTGGGTGAAGGTGTACTTTTTCTTGGAAATCTCAGGGCAAAGAGAGAAGATGTGTTTGCTAAGCTGCAAAAACAGCTGGTTGAAGTCACTGGAGATAAGTACAATCTTTTTATGGTTGAGGAACCCAACTCAGAAGGACCTGACCCTCGAGGGGGGCCACGCATTAGCTTTGGTTTGTTGAGGAAAGAGGTCTCAGAACCAAGACCAACAACTCTTTGGCAGTATGTGATAGCTCTATTGCTATTTCTTTTAACCATCGGTTCATCAGTGGAGTTGGGAATTGCATCTCAG ATAAATCGTCTTCCACCGGAAGTTGTGAAATACTTCACTGATCCCGATGCTGCTGAACCACCAGATATGGCGCTGCTATTTCCATTTGTGGAATCTGCATTGCCCGTAGCGTATGGTATCTTGGGGGTTCTAATGTTTCAT GAAGTTGGGCATTTGCTTGCTGCCTTTCCAAAGAAAGTTAAGTTGAGCATTCCTTACTTTATTCCCAACATCACTCTTGGAAGTTTTGGTGCCATAACTCAG TTCAAGTCCATACTTCCTGATCAGAGTACAAAAGTCGACATTTCTTTGGCTGGGCCTTTTGCTGGTGCTGCACTCTCTTTCTCAATGTTCATAGTTGGTCTTCTGCTTTCATCGAACCCTGATGCTTCTGGAGATTTGGTGCAAGTTCCTAGTATGTTGTTTCAAGGTTCTTTGCTTCTTGGACTCATCAGTAGAGCAACTCTTGGTTATGC GGCAATGCATGCTGCTACTGTTTCGATTCATCCTCTTCTGATTGCAGGATG GTGTGGATTGACTACATCAGCCTTCAATATGCTCCCTGTAGGATGCTTAGATGGTGGAAGAGCTGTGCAG GGTGCCTTTGGTAAAGGTGCTCTACTAGGATCTGGTCTGGCCACTTACACAATGTTGGGATTAGGAGTG ttGGGCGGACCTCTGTCACTTCCTTGGGGGCTTTATGTTCTGATATGTCAG AGAACCCCGGAGAAACCATGCTTGAACGACGTATCAGAAGTCGGGACGTGGAGGAAAGGAGCGGTGGTAGCAGCTATCGTGCTGGTTGTGCTGACGCTCCTCCCGATATGGGACGAACTGGCGGAAGAGCTAGGTATAGGCCTCGTAACAACATTCTGA
- the LOC104425298 gene encoding BTB/POZ and MATH domain-containing protein 4 → MIIAPPPPPPLPLLPNSNSPARPTANPSSLRHLPPALPRFSAPAGSSLRPAGRPGAIRELERPRDESARELERQPLVSPTSSQSLTKTVNGSHRFTIQGYSLAKGMGVGKHIASENFTVGGYQWAIYFYPDGKNPEDNSAYVSVFIALASEGTDVRALFELKLLDQSGRGKHKVHSHFDRSLEGGPYTLKYRGSMWGYKRFFRRAMLETSEFLKDDCLKINCTVGVVVSEIDCPRLHSIQVPESDIGAHFGFLLEKEEGSDVTFNVSGEKFHAHKLVLAARSPVFESEFLNAMEEDSDEVIISDMEPTVFQALLHFIYKDTLDEDEELSIPSAFCSPSEMPVAKLLAAADRYNLPRLKLICESILCKGISVDSVARILALAEQHHAMDLKSICLKFAAENLVAVMRSDGFEYLKENCPSLQSELLKTVAGCEEQVSGGGNRSVFAQFSDGNETNDRSIRQQDWDNLNVRTQSLWMPLSDGGDASGPSPGQES, encoded by the exons ATGATCATCGCcccacctcctccacctccgcTTCCTCTCCTCCCCAATTCAAATTCGCCCGCCCGCCCGACCGCGAATCCCTCCTCGCTCCGGCACCTCCCGCCCGCGCTCCCCCGATTCTCCGCCCCCGCCGGATCCTCTCTCCGACCGGCCGGCCGGCCCGGGGCGATTCGCGAGCTTGAACGACCGCGCGATGAATCCGCCCGCGAACTCGAGCGCCAGCCCCTGGTGTCGCCGACGTCGTCGCAGTCGCTGACCAAGACCGTCAACGGCTCCCACCGGTTCACGATCCAGGGGTACTCGCTCGCCAAGGGCATGGGCGTGGGCAAGCACATCGCGAGCGAGAACTTCACCGTCGGCGGGTACCAGTGGGCGATTTACTTCTACCCCGACGGGAAGAACCCCGAGGACAACTCGGCCTACGTCTCGGTCTTCATCGCCCTCGCCAGCGAGGGCACCGACGTCCGCGCCCTCTTCGAGCTCAAGCTCCTGGACCAGAGCGGCCGGGGCAAGCACAAGGTCCACAGCCATTTCGATCGCTCCCTCGAGGGCGGGCCCTACACGCTCAAGTACAGGGGCAGCATGTG GGGGTATAAGCGTTTCTTCAGACGGGCTATGCTTGAAACATCAGAATTTCTTAAGGATGACTGTCTGAAGATCAATTGCACTGTGGGTGTTGTGGTCTCGGAAATAGACTGTCCAAGATTACATTCCATACAAGTTCCTGAGTCTGATATTGGTGCACACTTTGGCTTCTTgctggagaaagaagaaggctCTGATGTTACTTTTAATGTGTCTGGGGAAAAGTTTCATGCTCATAAGCTGGTTTTGGCTGCTCGATCTCCTGTATTTGAGTCTGAATTCCTGAATGCAATGGAGGAAGACAGTGATGAAGTAATTATAAGTGATATGGAACCTACAGTCTTCCAG GCTTTGCTACATTTCATCTACAAAGACACTTTAGATGAAGACGAGGAGCTTTCAATACCAAGTGCCTTTTGCAGTCCATCAGAAATGCCGGTGGCAAAGCTTCTAGCTGCTGCAGATAGATACAATTTGCCTAGATTGAAACTGATTTGTGAGTCCATTCTCTGTAAGGGTATATCTGTGGATTCTGTTGCCAGGATCTTGGCCCTTGCTGAGCAGCATCATGCCATGGATCTAAAATCTATTTGTTTGAAATTTGCTGCTGAAAACCTTGTAG CTGTCATGCGCTCAGATGGTTTTGAGTATCTTAAAGAGAACTGCCCATCTCTGCAGTCAGAGCTCCTAAAGACAGTTGCAGGATGCGAAGAGCAAGTCAGTGGAGGAGGAAATCGAAGTGTTTTTGCACAATTTTCTGATGGCAATGAAACAAATGACAGGAGTATTAGGCAACAAGACTGGGATAATTTGAATGTGAGAACTCAGAGCTTGTGGATGCCCCTCTCCGACGGAGGAGATGCAAGTGGTCCGAGCCCTGGCCAAGAAAGCTGA
- the LOC104425294 gene encoding probable inactive leucine-rich repeat receptor-like protein kinase At3g03770, translating to MSCVFYYRDRAMAKTLNGYLFLVLAIILLSIGPTEQLQSSQAETLRRIQYLLDNPPVLSGWKDGTDFCNTEPNSSLTIVCYEESVTQLIIIGENGAPALPQNFSMDSFVTTLVKLPNLKVLTLVSLGLWGPLSGKIARLSSLEIFNVSSNFLYGALPHELSFLKSLQTLILDKNMFSGPLPDWTGKLLNLTVLSLRQNSFNGSLPDALNNLESLRVLSLSHNHFSDEVPDLSSLRNLQVLDLEDNAFEGQFPKLDNRLVTLILSKNKFRSGIPSELSSYYQLEHLDISFNSFVGPFLHSLLVLPTIIYLNIAGNKLTGMLSENQSCNDELTFVDLSSNLLTGSLPDCLSDSKKRDVSYAKNCLAAEDQDQQPLSFCRNEALAVGIVPGQKKRKQATKTVLALGIVGGTLGGILLVGLIFLAIRRTNARKPKKSPPTRLITENASTGSGYTSKLFTDARYISQSMKLGALGLPPYRTYSLEEIEEATGNFDTSAFIGEGSHGQMYRGQLKNGSLLAIKCLKIKKSQSIQHFMHHIELISKLRHRHVVSALGHCFECYWDDSSVSRIFLVFEYVPNGTLRSWISGRRGRQSLTWSQRIGATIGLAKGIQFLHTGIVPGLYSNNLKITDILVDQNLVAKISSYSLPLLAEMVKEGSKMPSGGSKEIIARMKHQDKTDIYDFGVILLEIISGRPFKSNSEVDVVKDQLQSSMMGDDTTRRSSVDSSVRRACSDQSLRTMMEICVRCLNKEPTDRPSIEDVLWNLQFAAQVQDAWRGDSQSSEGSPTSPSRQPSLHLSIG from the exons ATGTCTTGTGTGTTCTACTACCGTGACAGAGCAATGGCAAAAACACTCAATGGATATCTATTTCTGGTTCTTGCCATCATTTTGCTCTCAATTGGCCCCACGGAACAGCTTCAGTCTTCCCAGGCCGAGACCCTTCGGAGAATTCAATATCTCCTGGACAATCCACCTGTTTTAAGCGGCTGGAAGGACGGCACAGATTTCTGCAATACTGAGCCCAATTCATCTCTCACCATCGTGTGCTATGAAGAAAGTGTGACACAGCTTATTATAATAGGTGAGAATGGAGCTCCTGCATTGCCTCAAAATTTTTCCATGGATTCCTTCGTAACGACGCTGGTAAAGCTTCCTAATTTGAAGGTCCTCACACTAGTTTCTCTGGGTTTGTGGGGGCCATTGTCTGGTAAAATTGCACGGCTTTCATCGCTTGAGATATTCAATGTGAGCTCTAATTTCTTGTATGGTGCACTTCCCCATGAgctttcatttttgaaaagcCTGCAAACGCTCATTCTTGACAAGAACATGTTCTCCGGTCCACTACCAGATTGGACTGGTAAGCTCCTGAATTTGACCGTGCTAAGTCTGAGACAAAATTCATTTAACGGGTCTCTGCCTGATGCTTTGAATAATTTGGAGAGTCTCAGAGTTCTCTCGCTGTCACATAATCATTTCTCAGATGAAGTGCCAGATTTAAGCAGTTTGAGAAATCTTCAAGTTCTTGATTTGGAAGATAATGCTTTTGAAGGTCAATTTCCGAAACTTGACAATAGGTTGGTCACTCTCATACTCAGCAAGAACAAGTTCAGATCTGGGATTCCTTCTGAACTGAGCTCATATTATCAGCTTGAGCATCTGGATATCTCCTTTAATAGTTTCGTTGGGCCATTCCTGCACTCTTTGCTAGTTCTCCCCACAATTATTTATCTGAATATTGCGGGAAATAAACTGACGGGCATGCTTTCGGAAAATCAGTCTTGCAATGATGAATTGACATTTGTGGATTTATCATCCAATCTTTTGACGGGAAGCTTGCCTGATTGTCTGTCTGATTCAAAGAAACGTGATgtatcatatgctaagaattgTTTGGCTGCTGAAGATCAAGATCAACAGCCACTTTCATTTTGCCGCAATGAGGCTTTAGCTGTTGGCATAGTGCCTGGCCAGAAGAAGCGAAAACAAGCAACTAAAACAGTCCTTGCCTTGGGCATTGTTGGGGGGACTTTGGGAGGAATTTTGCTTGTCGGTCTGATATTTTTGGCTATCAGAAGAACCAATGCCAGGAAGCCAAAAAAATCACCTCCTACGAGGCTGATAACCGAGAATGCGTCAACTGGGTCTGGGTACACCTCAAAGTTGTTCACTGATGCCA GATACATATCTCAAAGCATGAAGCTGGGAGCACTTGGGCTTCCACCTTACCGAACCTATTCTTTGGAGGAGATTGAAGAGGCCACAGGCAACTTTGATACATCTGCTTTCATTGGTGAAGGTTCTCATGGCCAG ATGTACAGAGGTCAGCTGAAGAATGGGTCTCTTTTAGCCATCAAATGcctgaaaattaagaaaagccAGAGCATTCAGCACTTCATGCACCACATTGAGTTAATTTCAAAACTTAGACATCGCCATGTTGTCAGTGCTCTTGGACACTGCTTCGAGTGTTACTGGGATGATTCGAGTGTGAGCAGAATCTTTCTTGTGTTCGAATATGTACCAAATGGTACATTAAGGAGCTGGATCTCgg GGCGGCGTGGTAGGCAATCACTCACCTGGTCACAAAGGATAGGTGCTACAATTGGGTTAGCGAAGGGCATTCAATTTCTACATACTGGGATTGTGCCCGGCTTATACTCTAACAACTTGAAAATTACTGATATTCTTGTTGATCAGAATCTTGTTGCCAAAATAAGCAGCTATAGCCTACCGTTGTTAGCCGAAATGGTGAAG GAGGGTAGTAAGATGCCTTCTGGAGGATCCAAGGAAATAATTGCTAG GATGAAACACCAGGATAAGACCGATATCTATGACTTTGGAGTAATCCTGCTAGAGATCATATCAGGAAGGCCATTCAAATCAAACAGTGAAGTTGATGTTGTAAAAGACCAA CTACAGTCAAGTATGATGGGCGATGATACCACCAGAAGGAGCTCCGTTGATTCTTCAGTTCGAAGAGCATGCTCAGACCAATCATTGAGAACGATGATGGAAATCTGCGTGAGATGTTTGAACAAGGAACCCACAGATAGACCATCTATTGAGGACGTGCTGTGGAACTTGCAATTCGCTGCTCAGGTCCAAGATGCATGGCGTGGAGACTCACAGAGCAGTGAAGGGTCTCCGACATCCCCTTCACGACAACCGAGCCTACATCTCTCCATCGGATGA